The window AATAacaatatacgagtatatgatttttctaatcaaattaaatagtattgtcacatgcataaaaaaaattttattttttcatattaaaataatttgttataaatttaatagtAAAAGTACAATTATTCTATATAAGTATGACATTACCAAACCTATATATATTCAACTTTTAAAAAACTAGCTCGTCTATGGATGTGTGATAATTAATTACCTTTAATATAATCAcacatttaatttatatatatatatatatatatataatcaggGGCTTACTTACATACAAAGGGGTCAATATCCctttcaaaatttagattttgtcatgtatttttaatttttctccTCTCCAATTTTTTCCTGATACCGCATCTGTATATAATTACATATTGGTAGTTCGTTCATAGGGAATGAATAACCGAGCTAATCGgtttgtgttttggttttggGCCAAAACCAAGCCTATTCAACGGCATATATGGTGGGGATTCAGACCGATGAGGGACGTAGGAATTGCCCTTAAATACTAGAGGCAATGCATGGTACGTTATCTTGAACAAAGCTGGTTTATGTAACGATGCAACTGCATGAAAGGTGACAAAAGTCGAaaagtaaataattaagtaTCTATATTATATGTCACAACAAACTACCGCAAAAAAGAACAATAGTTTACAAGAAGTGTATACGGAGTATATGTTTCTAATTACAAAACAGTTTCTTACCCCAATCCAATAATAGATTTAAATCAACATATGGCACTCGCTAATTTGCACTACTAGAGCTCctatatacatatttatgtaCAAAAACTAACAAATGAAGTGTacgtagatatatatatatatatatatatatatatcaacaaatTAATCTAAAGAAATAATCGCTCGATCATGGCCGGGTAGTAGTGTTAATATTCCAACAAAGAATCCAACTCTGAAAACGTTGATGGAACATTAATAATGTCATGATCGTTTGGGTCATAATCTTTTGTATTTCTCCAACCATGTTTCGGTATCATGGATACGACTAAGGATGATGTCTCGGTCGTTGTAGTGATCATATGATCATTATTGCTTACACCGGTATCGTaaaacacattattattattattcttggTATTGGTTATGTTAGCTAATGGAGTATCATCATCCTCCTGTCTCTTAAGACCAATACTTGATGACCAATATTGGTTTGATCCTGATGCAAGAGAGGCTTGATTCTTGTAATTATTACCATCAGCGTGTCGGTCTTGATCACTAACGAACGGATTAGTACTTTGATAAGTAGTGTTGGTATCGAAGTTGTAACTActataagaagaagaagaagtaccaatgatattatttttgtaatcttCATCTTGATGAATAGGTTGGTCATCATCATAAGAGAAGTAGGAAAAGCCAGCAGTAGTAGTGATACTTGGGTCAAGACTAGTCTTTGTAGAATACTGGTCATCGATCAATGGAGGTAAGTATAATGGTGGACTATTATAATGCTCTTGCTCTTCTACAAAATAATTCAACCCATCATGGGCCGAAACCGGGCTATTTTCTGTACTTGTATTCTTGTGAAAAACACGACACACTACCCATTCATCCTgctatagatacatatatatagacaaaaTCACGTTA is drawn from Erigeron canadensis isolate Cc75 chromosome 9, C_canadensis_v1, whole genome shotgun sequence and contains these coding sequences:
- the LOC122583585 gene encoding NAC domain-containing protein 92-like, with protein sequence MERRELVANVNKRDNYLLGLPPGFRFHPTDEEIVTHYLTPKVLDQAFTAIAIGEADLNKSEPWDLPKKAKMGEKEWFFFCQRDRKYPTGMRTNRATESGYWKATGKDKKIFKPMDGGKLVGMKKTLVFYKGRAPRGEKTNWVMHEFRLEGKFSYYTMATTPSEDEWVVCRVFHKNTSTENSPVSAHDGLNYFVEEQEHYNSPPLYLPPLIDDQYSTKTSLDPSITTTAGFSYFSYDDDQPIHQDEDYKNNIIGTSSSSYSSYNFDTNTTYQSTNPFVSDQDRHADGNNYKNQASLASGSNQYWSSSIGLKRQEDDDTPLANITNTKNNNNNVFYDTGVSNNDHMITTTTETSSLVVSMIPKHGWRNTKDYDPNDHDIINVPSTFSELDSLLEY